A single genomic interval of Macadamia integrifolia cultivar HAES 741 chromosome 6, SCU_Mint_v3, whole genome shotgun sequence harbors:
- the LOC122081265 gene encoding pentatricopeptide repeat-containing protein At2g15980 codes for MEILKRHRSLSVSSCRHFAVNFSLSFHSLPSSPSDQNPPNETLISSVVSILKEQRSKSRWNFIKSLYPDGFSPREVSQIILHIRNNPRLALRFFLWSERSICTHDLLSYSTIIHILARARLKTQAQSLIQTAIRVSEVDNFDDPEISSKPPKIFETLVKTYRSCDSAPFVFDLLIRACLQARKIDRATAIVWLLRSRGIYPTISTCNLLIRSVSQLKGCDAGYAFYREIFGFDDEIRGKLKVTVRPNVQTFNTLMLSFYQGGMTEKVQELWVEMVEFNCSPNVFSYSALMAAFCDEGKMTEALALKLWEEMRTKQIDPDVTAYNTLIGGFCKIGQTERAEQIFRDMGLNEIEATCLTYEHLIKGYCEIGDINSSVLLYKDMCRKDFRPEASTIDKVVQVMCCGGRVNEGLNFLRNAMKRQDFFPGIKSYELLIRELCKEGEMEEALQLQLEMVGKGFQPNSEIYGFFIEGYKEQGNEEKARDLMKEMVEIGLQRQLD; via the coding sequence ATGGAGATATTGAAAAGACATCGCAGTCTATCAGTTTCCTCTTGCAGACATTTCGCCGTCAATTTCTCATTATCTTTCCATTCCTTGCCATCATCCCCATCAGATCAAAACCCTCCGAATGAAACCTTAATCTCATCTGTTGTTTCGATCCTTAAAGAGCAGCGCTCAAAGAGCCGATGGAACTTCATTAAATCCCTCTATCCTGATGGTTTCTCCCCTAGAGAGGTTTCTCAAATTATCCTCCATATCAGAAACAATCCCCGTCTTGCCCTCCGGTTCTTTCTCTGGTCAGAGAGGTCGATTTGTACTCATGACTTACTCTCTTACTCCACCATCATTCATATACTTGCTAGAGCTCGCCTCAAAACCCAAGCACAATCCTTAATCCAGACTGCCATTCGAGTATCTGAAGTCGACAACTTTGATGACCCAGAAATTTCGTCAAAGCCTCCTAAGATCTTTGAAACCCTTGTGAAGACATACAGGTCTTGTGATTCGGCTCCTTTCGTTTTTGATTTGCTGATCAGGGCATGCTTGCAGGCGAGGAAAATTGATCGAGCAACTGCGATTGTTTGGCTGTTACGTTCCCGTGGGATTTATCCTACAATCAGCACCTGTAATTTGTTGATCCGGTCGGTTTCCCAATTAAAAGGGTGTGATGCTGGCTATGCATTTTACAGGGAGATCTTTGGGTTTGATGATGAAATTAGGGGTAAATTAAAGGTTACTGTTCGTCCAAATGTGCAGACTTTCAATACATTGATGCTTTCCTTCTATCAAGGTGGGATGACAGAGAAGGTACAAGAGTTATGGGTTGAAATGGTTGAGTTCAATTGTTCTCCAAATGTATTTTCTTATAGTGCTTTAATGGCGGCATTTTGTGATGAAGGCAAGATGACAGAAGCTCTAGCTCTCAAATTATGGGAAGAAATGCGGACAAAACAAATTGATCCTGATGTTACTGCTTATAACACACTTATTGGTGGTTTCTGCAAAATTGGGCAAACGGAAAGGGCAGAACAAATTTTCCGAGATATGggattgaatgaaattgaagcAACTTGTCTAACTTATGAGCATCTGATTAAAGGATACTGTGAAATTGGGGATATCAATTCTTCAGTCCTTTTATATAAGGATATGTGCAGGAAAGATTTCAGGCCAGAGGCTTCCACGATCGATAAAGTGGTACAAGTGATGTGTTGTGGTGGTCGGGTCAATGAAGGTTTGAATTTTCTGAGGAATGCCATGAAAAGGCAAGATTTTTTTCCAGGTATAAAGAGCTATGAACTTCTAATAAGAGAGTTATGTAAAGAAGGTGAAATGGAAGAAGCATTGCAACTGCAATTAGAGATGGTGGGGAAAGGTTTTCAACCAAATTCAGAGATCTATGGATTTTTCATTGAGGGATACAAGGAACAGGGTAATGAGGAAAAAGCAAGAGATTTgatgaaggagatggttgaaaTTGGACTGCAGCGGCAATTGGATTAA